Sequence from the Kineosporia succinea genome:
GGTCGCGCCGGGCGCTGAGCAGCCGGGCGGCGCCGACGAGCATCGAGGTGTGCAGGTCGTGCCCGCAGGCGTGCATCGCCCCGTCGACGGTGGAGCGGAACGGGACGTCCACCTCCTCGTGCACGGGAAGGGCGTCCATGTCCGCGCGCAGGAGTACCACCGGGGCCTGCTCGGAGGTCTGGCCGCCTCTGAGCACCGCGGTGACCGAGCCGATCTCCTGGCCCGCCGTGATCTCGAGGTCGAGGCCGTCGAGGGCCTCGAGCACCGCCTGCTGGGTGCGTTGCAGCTTGAGCCCGATCTCGGGTCGCCGGTGCAGCCGATGCCGCAGGTCGGCGAGATCGTCACTGATCCCGGCCGCGTCGTCCAGAAGGGTCATGACTCGTGTCTACCCTTTGGCGCGCTGATATGACAGGGGTTTCAGTCAAGCAGCCCCCGGATCGCGGTCGCGACTTGCTCCGGAGCCTCGTGCACCGGCGTGTGACCGGTGGGTAGCAGGAGCAGCCGGGTGCTTGGGATGCCGTCGGCCAGTTCCTGGGCGTGCCTGATGGGCCGGGCCTGGTCGTACTCGCCGTGCACCACCAGGGTCTTGGCGGCGATGCGGTGCAGGTGCGGCCGGAAGTCGAGCTCGTGCTGGCTCATGAGGGCGTCGTGGGCGGCCTTCGGGTCGGTCGCCGCGGCCCAGGCGAGCCATGCTTCTCGGAGGTGGGGCTCGAGGGGTGCGTGGAACGACCGGTCGAGGACGGCTTCGAGCAGCTGCCGGGGCATCTCCTGACGCAGTTGGCCCAGGATGGCTTCGACGTCGCCGTGGTCGCGCATGTGGGCGCCGGTGTCGACGAGCACCAGGTGGCTGACGGTCTGCGGGTGGTGGATGGCGAGCTGGAGGGCGATGGCCCCGCCGGTGGAATGGCCGATGACCACGGTCGGTCCGGTCAGGTGCCCGGCGAGGGCGGCGGCCATCGACGGGATGTCCCAGGGACCGGGTTCGGTGAGCCACGAGTAGGTCGCGAGTTCGATGTGCTCGCCGAGACGGTCGAACACGGCGGGGGAGCAGAACGACCCCGGGAGAGCTACTGCCGTCATTGGCCGGGTCACCTCGGATGATGGGAGAGGATGGGCGGCATGAGGATCGCGACCGCCAACGTCAACGGTATCCGGGCTGCTGAGCGGCGGGGGATGCCCGCCTGGCTGGCGCAGCGTCAGCCGGACGTCCTCTGCCTCCAGGAGATCCGGGCGGATGACGCGACGCTCATGAAGATCATGGGTGAGGGTTGGTACGGGGTGCACGAGGAGGCCTCGTCGGCGAAGGGCCGCGCCGGGGTGGCGGTGCTTTCGCGCACGGAGCCGGTGGAGGTCCGCTCCGGCCTGGGCTCGTTCCTGGGAGCGGGCCGCTGGGTGGAGGCCGACTTCCAGGTGGCCGGTGGCCTGCTGACGGTGGTCTCGGTCTACGTGCACACCGGCGAGTCCGAGACCCCGAAGCAGGACGAGAAGTACGCCTTCCTGGCCGAGATCCGGGAGCGGATGGGCAAACTCGCGGCCGACGGGCGTCACCTGGTGGTGTGCGGCGACTTCAACATCTGCCACCGGGAGGCCGACCTGAAGAACTGGAAGGGCAACCTGAAGAAGTCCGGCTTCCTGCCGGCCGAACGCGCCTGGATGGACTCGCTGTTCGACGAAGACGGCTTCGTCGACGTGCACCGTTCGCTGGCGGGGGAGGGGCCGGGGCCGTACACGTGGTTCTCGTGGCGGGGCAAGGCATGGGATAGCGCAAGTCCTCAATCTGCCACATGTATTAGTGCAGGTCAGAACGTTACGAAGGGTATTCTCGCGTCGTGCTGAGGGTTGCTACTGCCAACGTGAACGGTATCCGGGCGGCTGAGCGGCGGGGTATGCCTGCCTGGCTCGCGGAGCGTGCTCCGGACATCCTCTGTCTCCAGGAGATCCGCGCGGATGACGCGACGCTCATGAAGGTCATGGGTGAGG
This genomic interval carries:
- a CDS encoding alpha/beta fold hydrolase is translated as MTAVALPGSFCSPAVFDRLGEHIELATYSWLTEPGPWDIPSMAAALAGHLTGPTVVIGHSTGGAIALQLAIHHPQTVSHLVLVDTGAHMRDHGDVEAILGQLRQEMPRQLLEAVLDRSFHAPLEPHLREAWLAWAAATDPKAAHDALMSQHELDFRPHLHRIAAKTLVVHGEYDQARPIRHAQELADGIPSTRLLLLPTGHTPVHEAPEQVATAIRGLLD
- a CDS encoding exodeoxyribonuclease III, whose product is MRIATANVNGIRAAERRGMPAWLAQRQPDVLCLQEIRADDATLMKIMGEGWYGVHEEASSAKGRAGVAVLSRTEPVEVRSGLGSFLGAGRWVEADFQVAGGLLTVVSVYVHTGESETPKQDEKYAFLAEIRERMGKLAADGRHLVVCGDFNICHREADLKNWKGNLKKSGFLPAERAWMDSLFDEDGFVDVHRSLAGEGPGPYTWFSWRGKAWDSASPQSATCISAGQNVTKGILASC